A portion of the Tiliqua scincoides isolate rTilSci1 chromosome 3, rTilSci1.hap2, whole genome shotgun sequence genome contains these proteins:
- the HABP2 gene encoding hyaluronan-binding protein 2, translated as MSPEISIRTNKDDEYYYEYNDEYTQPRQPNAGFGDSTAYPYWFHEYFGFDVNPCHAKPCQNNGMCERNGNRYTCRCPKPYTGSKCERVKNSCEGVNCNRGDCLLSLIPPYYRCNCRHPYKPPLCNQAISACRPNPCKNGGTCQRNRRRSKFTCKCPEPFRGKFCEIGPEDCFKENGFTYRGNISWTVLQKTCLHWNSPLPLESNYNAFMEDAEFYDLDDHNFCRNPDGDEKPWCFVNVDNTLKWDFCDVSPCSATESSGNTELFTSHSEGDNLPSTCGQSEIARPFKRIYGGAKTTSGKHPWQASLQRKISMGIFLPKGHYCGGVLIEPCWVLTAAHCILTEAHTLQVSLGEQDLNRKEYHEQKFDVEKVIKHGHYEEREDIPYNDIALLKLKPTGGHCAVETKYVKPVCLPDSEFPDDTECYISGWGDTETSESSHQLLDARVKLISQMRCNAPSAYNNRLDESMLCAGNLQRRADTCQGDSGGPLTCLKNGSYYLYGIVSWGDRCGLKNKPGVYTRVMRFRNWIRMKIQRESSSHS; from the exons ATGTCACCTGAAATTTCAATCCGCACTAATAAAG ATGATGAGTATTATTATGAATATAATGATGAGTATACGCAACCAAGACAGCCGAATGCCGGATTTGGAGATTCCACTGCATatccttattggttccatgagtACTTTGGCTTTGATG TAAATCCATGCCATGCTAAACCATGCCAGAATAATGGGATGTGTGAAAGAAATGGAAACAGATATACATGTCGCTGCCCAAAGCCGTATACAGGGTCTAAGTGTGAGAGGG TGAAAAACTCATGTGAAGGAGTCAACTGCAATAGAGGAGACTGCCTTTTAAGTTTAATACCACCTTATTATCGATGCAATTGCAGACATCCCTACAAACCACCACTTTGTAACCAAG CAATCTCAGCTTGCCGGCCAAACCCTTGTAAAAATGGAGGCACCTGTCAGAGAAATCGAAGAAGATCCAAGTTCACCTGCAAATGTCCTGAACCTTTCCGAGGGAAGTTTTGTGAAATTG GACCTGAAGATTGTTTCAAAGAAAATGGCTTCACATACAGAGGAAACATCAGTTGGACAGTATTACAGAAGACCTGTCTTCACTGGAATTCTCCTCTTCCCTTAGAGAGTAATTACAATGCTTTTATGGAAGATGCTGAGTTTTATGACCTTGATGACCATAATTTCTGCAG GAATCCAGATGGTGACGAAAAGCCCTGGTGCTTTGTCAACGTGGATAACACGCTGAAATGGGACTTCTGTGATGTCTCCCCATGCTCAGCAACAG AGTCCTCAGGTAATACAGAACTCTTCACCAGCCATTCTGAAGGGGATAACCTCCCCAGTACCTGTGGACAATCAGAGATAGCAAGGCCATTCAAGAGGATCTATGGTGGTGCCAAAACAACGTCTGGGAAGCATCCATGGCAAGCGTCTCTTCAAAGGAAAATTTCAATGGGCATCTTTTTGCCAAAAGGACACTATTGCGGAGGAGTACTGATTGAACCATGTTGGGTTCTTACTGCTGCACACTGTATCTT GACAGAAGCACATACCCTCCAGGTGTCTCTTGGGGAACAGGACCTCAACAGGAAAGAGTATCATGAACAGAAGTTTGATGTAGAAAAGGTCATTAAACATGGACACTATGAAGAAAGGGAGGACATCCCATACAATGATATTG CTTTGCTGAAGCTGAAACCAACTGGGGGTCACTGTGCAGTGGAAACAAAATATGTCAAACCTGTGTGTTTGCCTGATTCTGAATTTCCTGATGATACAGAGTGCTACATATCAGGATGGGGAGATACTGAAACAA GTGAAAGCTCTCATCAGCTGTTAGATGCCAGAGTAAAGCTGATTTCCCAGATGCGGTGCAATGCGCCAAGCGCATATAATAACAGACTGGATGAAAGCATGCTTTGTGCAGGAAATCTTCAGAGAAGAGCTGATACTTGTCAG GGAGATTCAGGCGGTCCACTAACCTGTCTTAAAAATGGCTCTTATTATCTCTATGGAATTGTGAGCTGGGGAGATCGATGTGGATTGAAAAATAAACCAGGAGTTTATACCCGTGTAATGAGATTTCGCAATTGGATCAGGATGAAAATTCAACGCGAATCCAGTTCCCACAGCTAA